In Falco biarmicus isolate bFalBia1 chromosome 7, bFalBia1.pri, whole genome shotgun sequence, a single window of DNA contains:
- the LOC130152475 gene encoding atherin-like produces the protein MAVVAAAPPLPLGGDGAGAGPAGPGSEAAAPLLAARGGAARRESAAEPSGAARCGAAPPAAVLLLLSPRSPLESRGGAEAARPPRSVPNAPAETPLGLQVGAAGAARAAFPLRRFLSRCGRDPGRCASLGGRRCFAAINHPLLPVTHLGRKTLSTWMHLLQLACLESSQCIAHLAIVSRRTLFLYSQSAGEVTCSFMVFKAPKNA, from the exons ATGGCGGTGGTGGCCGCGGCGCCCCCTCTCCCGCTCGGCGGCGATGGCGCAGGAGCGGGCCCGGCCGGACCCGGAAGTGAAGCGGCGGCGCCTCTGCTGGCGGCGCGCGGTGGAGCTGCCCGCCGGGAGAGCGCGGCGGAGCCGAGCGGCGCGGCCCGGTGCGGCGCGGCCCCTCCCGCGGCcgttctgctgctgctctccccgcGGAGCCCGCTGGAGTCGAGGGGCGGCGCTGAGgcggcccgcccgccgcggtCGGTGCCGAACGCCCCAGCAGAGACGCCGCTGGGGCTGCAGGTAGGGGCTGCAGGCGCCGCCCGTGCCGCTTTCCCCTTACGCCGGTTCCTCAGCCGGTGCGGGCGGGACCCGGGTCGCTGCGCATCCCTCGGAGGAAGGCGTTGCTTCGCCGCCATTAATCATCCCCTGCTGCCCGTGACGCATTTGGG CAGAAAAACCCTGTCCACCTGGATGCATCTGTTACAACTGGCATGCTTAGAAAGTTCACAGTGCATCGCCCATCTAGCTATTGTGAGCAGAAGGACCCTCTTTCTGTATAGCCAGTCAGCAGGAGAGGTGACTTGTTCTTTTATGGTATTTAAAGCACCTAAGAATGCCTAG